ACCTTTGAGCGCATACAGCGCGTCGCCCTGCCAAGCGCCCGAGGCACCGTCCTTGGACTTCTTTTCTTTCTTCCGAGTGCCGTAGGTGCCGAGAAGCGGCATGCCGTCCAGTGTATCATGGTACCACGTGTCGCCAACGATATCATACTTGAACATCGCGTGCCGGCGTGGATTCTGGTCTTTATTGTAGTAGTTTGCCTGGTGGCAGTATATGGTCCTGTCACCGTCATACACCAGGAAGGAACCCTCGGCATACTTCTCCCGGTTTGCCCAGGGCGCAGGGTCGAGCGGCAACCAGTGGCCGGAACTTACGTCATACTTGTAGAACTCGGTCTTGTAGCCCTTGAGCAAATACAGATAGTCTGGATCGCCGTGAATCGCGGGAACGTACACCAGATCATCGCCACCCCTGACCCTCTTCTTGCTTGGGCCAATGGGTACGGTTTCACATTCCTGCCACCGTGTGCTGTCCAAATCGAATCGCCAGAACTCCTGGGTGTTGTTGCCTTTGACCAGATACACGTACCGGTTCCTGTCAGCCGCGATCCTGGTGCCCCTCTTGGGCGGCCGTTCAGAACTGCCGAGTTCCACTGGTGGCAGTTGATACCACGTATTCGTGCCGGGATTATACGAGTAGAAGTCCTGTGCCTTGTTTCCCTTCGTTGCGAAGATAAGACCTTTATCCCGCATCCAGGTGAGACTGCCGCCGTCCCTGACCGGTAAGTTGCTCGGTTCCTCAGGCATTGCCCGACACTCGACCCAGCGCGCAGCCCCAGGAGCCGCAATCGTGAATGCGGCGTTACTCTGGTCCTCATCCGCCTGCGGCACTGAGTTGACGGCCTTTACTTTGACAAGGGCTTGAGTCGAGGGCGTGGCCGGTACGGTCCACTCATGACTTGTCGCCGCCGGGTCCTTTTCGGCCACGAACATCCAGTTGAGACCATTGTCCGTGGAGTACCAGATTGAGTCCTTCTCTGCGGGCGGGCCAGAGTGCACCCACCTAATGGTTTGAACCGAGTTGACCTCCCATGTCTCGCCTCCGTTCGGGCTGGTGACACAAACTTGCAACTCGCTTGGCATTGGCAACTCGGCTGCGGCCGTGACCGCGGTATTGTAGTCCGGAATCACGACCGGCGGCTCGGTCGAGACACCGACGACCCCGCCCGCAACATAGTCAACTGCAAGAAATTCAATTGTACCGGACTTGCCGTCGGATTTGCCATCAACGCAGCGGACAAACCCGGAATCATGTAATCCGGTAAGATACGCCTCGCCTTCGGTCATGTCGAACACCATGTTGTTGGCCGGAAACGGCTGGTCAGTTGACGGCGGCGGCTGGCTCTGCCACACATAACCGGACCTGAAGTCCTTGGTCCAGAAAGGTGAGGCGCGGCGGCCGACCCCAAGCCTGATGCCGACCTCGTCCCGAGCGCTGTGGGTCAGCTTGACCCGACCCAACAGAGTCGGTGAGTATCCGATTTTGTCAGTCATGT
This sequence is a window from candidate division WOR-3 bacterium. Protein-coding genes within it:
- a CDS encoding C1 family peptidase yields the protein MKLCVVLSFVVAVVIAVGPAFGIEHGVGLKYEDPRNSPFLVEAPPLSFPPDGLPASVDLSSQMPPVGNQGAQGSCVGWAFGYYHKTHTEWLEHGWNVSLPQNQYSPAFIYNQINEGNDNGAYPSDAAKLICEHGCANMVDCPYNAADYTSWPTEAAYEHAIPYRGEAGFWLYVGDQAGITALKARLDAGLTTVLGIYVWGNFDNVHLYGYNYCVANRVSPYRGGHAVTIVGYDDGRPTADGPGAFKLVNSWGTAWGQSGYCWMSYKAVMDVGLPGSPHLSQGYAYYMTDKIGYSPTLLGRVKLTHSARDEVGIRLGVGRRASPFWTKDFRSGYVWQSQPPPSTDQPFPANNMVFDMTEGEAYLTGLHDSGFVRCVDGKSDGKSGTIEFLAVDYVAGGVVGVSTEPPVVIPDYNTAVTAAAELPMPSELQVCVTSPNGGETWEVNSVQTIRWVHSGPPAEKDSIWYSTDNGLNWMFVAEKDPAATSHEWTVPATPSTQALVKVKAVNSVPQADEDQSNAAFTIAAPGAARWVECRAMPEEPSNLPVRDGGSLTWMRDKGLIFATKGNKAQDFYSYNPGTNTWYQLPPVELGSSERPPKRGTRIAADRNRYVYLVKGNNTQEFWRFDLDSTRWQECETVPIGPSKKRVRGGDDLVYVPAIHGDPDYLYLLKGYKTEFYKYDVSSGHWLPLDPAPWANREKYAEGSFLVYDGDRTIYCHQANYYNKDQNPRRHAMFKYDIVGDTWYHDTLDGMPLLGTYGTRKKEKKSKDGASGAWQGDALYALKGGGTQMFYRYDPTTGSWLELDTMPSYTEATGAKRLVKQGGDIVSSGSELYAMKGNKTLELWKYVRPTSYDGNGFMVTPSGAMDVGREVQASKLEVLPNPIANGWITLKLDGLGAKRSSSLVRVFDAAGRCIIAQRLGAASWRLGTTLDLRALSSGVFLVRLDRDDCVYTGKLVVQR